A window of Apium graveolens cultivar Ventura chromosome 8, ASM990537v1, whole genome shotgun sequence contains these coding sequences:
- the LOC141676538 gene encoding two-component response regulator-like PRR73, which translates to MGILRVSANGSPSKGLEEQNRVSGEGQRLSGETKSRTTNDVAFDVNNKCTFQAQPVPLGKQQRVPGPVVLWERFLPLKTLSVLLVENDDSTRHIVSALLRNCSYEVTAVAHGLEAWKALEDPSNRIDLVLTEVVTPYLSGIGLLSKILSHKAFRSIPLIMMSSNDSMGIVFNCLSKGAVDFLVKPIRKNELKHLWQHVWRKCHTSGFSGSESGVLIQKPSSGSGNIGHAGNKIGGSAEDDNWNTNLNVNNGSDNGSDTQVSWSKRVVEVESQQPIIRYELLADPPPTIYPHEVAYSRSEPRANNWVPGTATWEKNGEGDALVAMGKYLEMGIPMDQDLQVEEPNRKMQKTGMGKTKVFDSESKKDEEKFEKRVAEAHTEALDVNLSKKYSDSQVAITNSTDPQMESVTNEADPYRKTTKDKTADNINESLSLKLDLNSVGERDARPKNSDSKQKVLRRSDLSAFSRYDNTNNIKQAPTGNVGSCSPPENSSRLNLQSNTDGTHNQCSNGSSNNDMGSTTDNNIFSKPAAFGDKKLPDAPTSARLCSAFQSAENLNDQSILPEIQDKAEGPTVQVNSTEQQVQVQHRHHYHHYHHHHHHVHNGQQTQQLPDHNNLSMRKTAPSASHFVPSQVLTSPIEGNAANYGLNTSASGSNNGSNGQTDNNIVQTAEGVKLSIKNGVIEQCGADKGSGNDVDPNNMTRREAALHKFRQKRKDRCFDKKVRYQSRKKLAEQRPRVKGQFVRQVANEERNEYPNS; encoded by the exons ATGGGGATACTAAGGGTCAGTGCTAATGGTTCCCCTAGTAAAGGTCTGGAAGAACAAAATCGAGTGTCTGGTGAAGGGCAGAGGTTATCCGGGGAAACCAAGTCCAGGACTACTAACGACGTTGCTTTTGATGTAAACAACAAGTGCACATTTCAGGCACAGCCTGTTCCACTTGGAAAGCAGCAAAGAGTTCCTGGCCCGGTGGTTCTGTGGGAGCGCTTCCTTCCTCTTAAGACGCTCAGTGTACTGTTGGTAGAAAATGATGACTCCACTCGCCATATTGTCAGTGCTTTACTTAGAAATTGTAGCTATGAAG TTACTGCTGTCGCACATGGCCTAGAAGCTTGGAAAGCCTTGGAAGATCCAAGTAACCGCATCGACCTTGTTTTGACGGAGGTAGTCACACCTTATTTGTCTGGTATCGGTCTGTTATCCAAAATTTTGAGCCACAAAGCTTTCAGGAGCATTCCATTGATTA TGATGTCATCTAATGATTCAATGGGTATAGTCTTTAACTGTTTATCCAAAGGTGCCGTAGACTTCTTAGTGAAGCCTATTCGAAAGAATGAGCTTAAACATCTGTGGCAGCATGTCTGGAGAAAATGCCACACT TCTGGCTTCAGTGGCAGTGAGAGTGGTGTATTGATTCAGAAACCATCATCAGGTTCAGGAAATATTGGTCACGCTGGCAACAAAATTGGGGGCAGCGCGGAGGATGACAACTGGAACACTAATTTGAATGTCAATAATGGAAGTGATAACGGAAGTGATACCCAG GTTTCTTGGTCCAAAAGGGTAGTTGAAGTTGAAAGCCAACAGCCAATTATACGCTATGAGCTGTTAGCAGATCCCCCTCCTACAATTTACCCACATGAGGTTGCTTACTCAAGGTCCGAACCTCGTGCTAACAATTGGGTACCTGGGACTGCTACATGGGAGAAAAATGGAGAAGGTGATGCACTAG TTGCCATGGGAAAATACTTGGAGATGGGAATCCCTATGGATCAAGATTTACAGGTTGAAGAACCAAACAGAAAGATGCAGAAGACTGGAATGGGTAAAACCAAAGTTTTTGATTCAGAATCAAAGAAGGATGAGGAGAAATTTGAAAAAAGGGTAGCTGAAGCCCACACTGAAGCACTAGATGTCAACTTGAGTAAAAAATATTCAGATTCTCAGGTTGCCATTACCAACAGTACAGACCCTCAGATGGAAAGTGTAACCAATGAAGCAGACCCATACAGGAAAACTACTAAGGATAAGACTGCGGATAATATTAATGAATCACTTTCTCTAAAACTTGACTTAAATTCAGTTGGAGAACGAGATGCAAGGCCCAAGAATAGTGACTCGAAGCAAAAGGTTTTAAGACGCTCAGACCTTTCAGCTTTCTCAAG GTATGACAATACTAATAATATTAAACAAGCTCCAACTGGAAATGTGGGCAGCTGCTCTCCACCCGAAAATAGCTCACGGCTCAATTTACAATCTAATACGGATGGTACTCATAATCAATGTTCCAACGGAAGTAGCAATAATGACATGGGCTCAACCACTGATAACAACATATTCTCGAAGCCTGCAGCATTTGGTGATAAAAAATTACCCGATGCACCAACTAGTGCCCGTCTCTGTTCTGCCTTTCAATCAGCTGAAAACTTGAATGATCAATCTATTCTTCCGGAGATACAGGATAAGGCCGAGGGTCCAACAGTTCAAGTAAATTCAACAGAGCAGCAGGTCCAAGTCCAGCATCGCCATCACTATCATCATTACCACCACCATCATCACCATGTCCATAACGGGCAGCAAACACAGCAGCTCCCAGACCATAATAATTTGTCTATGAGGAAAACAGCCCCATCAGCTTCGCATTTTGTACCATCTCAAGTCCTAACCTCGCCAATCGAAGGAAATGCTGCCAATTATGGTTTAAATACAAGTGCTTCTGGTAGCAATAACGGGAGCAATGGGCAAACTGACAACAACATTGTTCAAACAGCGGAAGGAGTAAAATTATCAATTAAGAATGGGGTGATAGAGCAATGTGGAGCAGATAAAGGTAGCGGGAATGATGTAGATCCAAACAATATGACACGGAGAGAAGCCGCTTTACATAAATTTCGTCAAAAGAGGAAAGATAGATGTTTCGACAAGAAG GTCCGGTACCAGAGCAGGAAGAAATTGGCAGAGCAGAGGCCGCGTGTTAAAGGGCAGTTTGTTCGACAAGTAGCGAATGAAGAAAGAAATGAGTACCCAAATAGCTAA
- the LOC141679951 gene encoding RING-H2 finger protein ATL30-like, with amino-acid sequence MAVNPAHAEKPGLDPKVLDKFPTFTYSVVKQYRQPKSGGDCAICLLEFQDNHVLRLLTICTHVFHQNCVDIWFKMHKTCPACRRHLELPADEATLPPDLVGHSVSITIKDDHHEQKKKKSLFRSKSRETYEDRFTLQIPDHVTQELLKGTYLPKNLDRSGSFGQGSDGNV; translated from the coding sequence ATGGCTGTTAATCCTGCCCATGCTGAAAAACCTGGCCTTGATCCTAAAGTCTTAGACAAATTTCCCACTTTTACTTATTCAGTTGTCAAACAATATCGACAACCAAAGTCTGGTGGGGATTGTGCTATTTGTTTACTTGAGTTTCAAGACAATCATGTTCTTCGACTACTAACGATATGTACCCATGTTTTCCATCAAAACTGCGTTGACATTTGGTTCAAAATGCACAAAACATGTCCTGCATGTCGAAGACACCTCGAGTTGCCTGCAGACGAAGCTACTCTGCCTCCCGATCTTGTCGGACATAGTGTAAGCATTACTATAAAAGATGATCATCATGAACAGAAGAAAAAGAAGTCACTTTTCAGATCCAAATCTAGAGAAACTTATGAAGATAGGTTTACACTACAAATTCCTGATCATGTGACACAAGAATTATTAAAGGGGACTTATTTGCCAAAGAATCTCGATAGGTCTGGATCATTTGGACAGGGCTCTGATGGCAATGTATAA